The Oryza brachyantha chromosome 6, ObraRS2, whole genome shotgun sequence region TGGATTGGTTGGAGCAGAACAGTCCCATGAGAATTGATTGCATAGGCAAATCGTTGGAATTTCAGTACCAGAGTAAATTCATCAAGTTACAGGGCATTACTCCTCAAGTGAATAAATGTCAGGAAGTTTCCAGTGATCAACTCCAAGCTATGGTTAATACTGGATCTGTCATGTGCCTCCTTCAATTACATTCTCTTGAACTTCAGCAAGAGAGCCAAGTTCCAGATTGTATTTTGCCAGTACTGGAACAATTCAAGGAAGTTTTTGAGGAGCCTAAAGGTTTACCCCCAAAAAGAAGTTGTGATCATGCCATTCCTTTGGTGGAAGGAGCTAAACCTGTTAATCTAAGACCATATAGGTACAGTCCTGCTCTGAAAGATGAGATAGAAAAACAAGTTGTTGAGATGCTTCAATCAGGTGTAATTCAACATAGCAAGAGTGCTTATTCTTCTCCAGTTTTGTTAGTCAAGAAGAAGGATGGTTCCTGGAGGCTGTGCATTGATTACAGAAGCTTGAATGCTATGACAGTAAAAAGTAAATATCCAGTACCACTTATGGAAGAATTACTTGATGAATTGGCTGGTTCCAAATGGTTCACCAAACTGGATTTACGGTCAGGTTACCATCAAATAAGAATGGCTGCCGGGGATGAATTCAAGACAGCCTTTCAAACCCATTCAGGTCACTATGAATATAAGGTTATGTCTTTCGGTCTCACTGGGGCCCCTGCAACATTTTTGGGCACGATGAATGATACATTATCACCTGTTCTGAGAAAATGTGTTTTAGTCTTCTTCGATGATATTCTCATCTATAGCACTGATTTGGCAACTCATTTACAACATGTAGTCCAGGTCTTACAATTGCTGCAGAAACATCAATGGAAAGTGAAATTCAGCAAATGTGCCTTTGCTCAGCAGCAAGTGGGATATTTGGGCCATATTATCAGTGCTGATGGGGTATCCACTGACCCAAAGAAAATTCAAGATGTGGTCAATTGGGTGGTCCCAACATCTGTCAAGAAGTTGAGAGGATTTCTGGGCTTGGCTGGTTACTATAGAAAGTTTGTCAGAAACTTTGGTATTATTAGTAAGCCTCTCACCCTGCTTCTCAGAAAGGGCATTCCCTTCGAATGGACTGATGAAACTGATACATCTTTTAATCAGTTGAAACAAGCTTTAGTGTCTGCTCCTGTGTTAGCTCTACCTAATTTTGCCAAGCAGTTCACTGTGGAAACAGATGCAAGTGACATTGGTATTGGAGCTGTCCTTGCACAGGAGGGCCATCCAATTGCATTTTTGAGTAGGGCACTGGGTCCTAAGACCAGGGGGTTGTCCACATATGAGAAGGAGTATTTAGCAATTTTGCTGGCTATTAAACAATGGAGGCCCTATCTGCAGCATCAAGAATTTCTTATTCTAACTGACCACCATAGCTTGATGCATTTGAATGAGCAGCAGTTGCATACCCCATGGCAACAGAAAGCATTCACCAAAATGTTGGGTCTGCAATTCAAAATATGCTACAGGAAGGGGTCAGCTAATTCTGCAGCTGATGCATTATCTAGATGTGTAGATTCAGATTCCACAACTGCGTGTCATGCTATTTCTTCAGTTAAACCCATGTGGTTGCAGGAGGTGGTTGAGGGTTATACTCAAGACAACTATTCTACACAAATATTGGCTGAACTGGCTATTAACAGTCAAGCGCGTCCACATTTCAGCCTGCAGAAGGGTTTATTGCGGTACAAAGGGCGCATCTGGATTGGTCACAACCCACAGCTCCAAACAAAGCTTATCTCAGAATTGCATGCTAGCCCTCTTGGGGGTCACTCCGGGTTTCCTGTCACATACCGTAGAATCAAGCAACTGTTTGCATGGGAAGGTATGAAAACTCAGATTAAGCTTCATGTTCAGCAGTGCCAAGTTTGCATTCAGGCCAAACCGGATCGAGCAAAATACCCCGGTCTCCTCCAACCCCTACCTGTACCTGCAGGCTCTTGGCAGGTAATATCTATGGATTTCATTGAAGGTTTGCCTCGTTCTAGTGGTTATGCCTGTATTTTTGTGGTGGTGGACAAGTTCTCCAAATATGCACATTTTCTTCCTTTGTCTCATCCATTCTCAGCCAGTGGAGTTGCTCAGGTGTTCATGCAACACATATACAGACTCCATGGATTACCACAAGCCATAATATCCGACCGAGACCGGGTATTTACTAGCCACTTCTGGCAGCATCTGTTTGCCTTATCAGGTACCAAACTTCACCTCAGTACAGCGTATCATCCTCAATTTGACGGTCAGACCGAGCGCGTGAATCAATGTCTGGAGATTTATTTACGTTGTTTAGTGCATGCCACTCCAAAGCGATGGCCTCACTGGCTTTACTTAGCGGAGTTTTGGTACAACTGTGCTTATCATTCTGCTCTGAACAAGACACCTTTTGAGGTTTTGTATGGTACTACTCCGAATCAGTTGGGTATTACTACTGCAACATGTCCTCAACCAGATGTGCAAACTTGGCTGAATGAGCGTAATCTGATTCATCAATTGCTTCAACAGCACCTACAGCGTGCTCAGTTACAAATGAAGCACTATGCTGATCAAAAACGCAGTTTTCGTGAGTTTGCAGTGGGTGACTGGGTCTACGTGAAGCTGCAACCCTATGTGCAAACTTCTATTGCCAACAGAGCTAATCACAAGCTCGCTTTCCGCTACTTCGGTCCCACCGTAGCTTACAAATTGCAGTTACCCACTTCCAGCTTAATTCACCCTGTTTTCCATGTCTCTCAGCTTCGTTCTTCTCAAGGTTTTCAGTTTGACTGTCAATCTGCTCTTCCTAATTCGGATCAGTTCCAAGTACCTTGGCGTTTTCTGGATCGTCGGGTTGCTCGTCAAGGCAATCGTTCCTGTGTTCAAGTGCTTACTCAATGGTCAGGTACATCTCCTACTGCTGCAACCTGGGAGAACATGGATGATCTACGTCGACGTTTTCCATCTGCGTCGGCTTGGGGGCAAGCCGATTCTTATGGGGAGGGTATTGTCAGCACTCGTGAAGATACTGAAGAAGCGAGCGAGCAGAAGGCGATGTCCGAAGGAGAGACAAGCGTGCCGGATCCGCTGCAAGCAGGCCCACCGGTCGGTCGTCCGCGCAAGACAAACCCACGATGCGTTGGGCCCGACTGGGTTAATTAGTTGTAGCCGCTGCTGCGCCAGCTGGCAATGCATGTGTGGTGGCGTAGATAAATAGCAGTACGATCGAAGAGGAGAACTTGGCTTGGAACTGGACGGCGGCGTAGGCGGCGGAGGGCCGATCCTGTTGGATCCGGCGATCGTGTATCTCGTGCTATCTTAAATTCGTAATACCAAGCCGCTCCTTCTGCTATTGCTGTTCGTTGTTTCCTTCTGTGTTCTTCGTTGTTTCTGTTGGATTCCCGAGCCGTGCTCACAGCTGTACATCCGAAATGATGGGGTAAAACATTACTTATAGCGAGCTTTGTGTCTTTCAGGAACTTGGGATGCTTCACAAGGTTTTCAAACAGATGTTTCTTCAGATATTCAGCAGCACGAGATCCTCCATGACCTAATGTATGGAATCTTCAGAACAAAGACATGGTAGGTAATGAAATCATCATAacataattgaaaaaaaagtgcGAAGAAATTACCATCAAATACACCAAATAGGCCAACTGTCTGTCCGTCGATCGTAGTCGACATTATGCTAAAGCGATCCTCCATTGTAGGCCTCCTCCCCTTGAAACTTGAGTATCCCCAACTAAATTTGCCATCATCACTGCCAACCAATTAAATTAGTAAAGCATTTGGCACCATGTTAATCCATGTATCGTCTTAACTCTCCAATCACTAATAAAGACAGTAAGCAGGTAAATACGTACGAGCAGCCAACTTCACCGACGTCAAAcctcggcctcggcggcggccgcttcGAGCTCCTCCCACTACGGCCGCCGCTCGAGGCAGCCGGTCCGCGCGAGGAGAAGAAGCAGGggacggaggcggaggcggagccgcAGTTCCGCGGCGGGACAAGGGGGAGGTTGGCGGGCGGGCCAGAGCGGTGGGAGGAAGGAGCGGACGTCGACGAggccgcggcgcggccggggaGGCCGAGGAGGTGGTAGTGGTGGCGCCGCATCGTggagcgcggaggcggcgggcgtggagaaattttttaactttttaaacctttttaataaataattttattactgaaCCTCCGACGAAAATATTTTCGCCCTTTGAACCTTTTGACCACGCCACTAACATTGGCGTGGCGAAACGGCTTGCCATGTCATTGTTGGTGGTGTGACAGCATtggcttgccacgccaccaacgCTGTCGTGGccagttttaaaaaaattttgcctgGGGGTTTAGTAATAggattacttgctaaaaaagtttatgtaataaaaaatttcggTTTATTTAgggtttaactttttttcccGCAGCAATGTATCGTTTGAGATATTTACTGTATCAActttttttcatgatttattataattttttttccattggaGTTGATGTGAATTATTCATTTACGTGCGTATGTATATATTCAAACGGTCATTTGTTATATAAGGCTAAGCCATTTTAGCTTGCAACACCCTAAGTTGCCCTACCGTTCATTTGGTGAATCGAAGTGGATCGCTAGCTACGACAACCAACGCCTTGAGTTGGTCATATGGACAACCCCCGAGAGTTGCGATGAGGTTGACGATAAGACCAATATTCACAGAAGTGAAGCATGAAGACGGAGTTGGCGATACTAGAGAGCACATCTTTTGAATATAAAAACGACAGAAGGCTCGCCAGAATATATGACATggaaaagttttaaaaaaaaactatatacaaATAGAGTAACATGATAAGAAAATATGTTCGAGAGAATCATAAGATGAGGATTGCTTAAAAGCCATGCTCCTTATATATCAAGATCTTTTTCAACAATATGAGCCGCATGTAGCGAGGTTCTTTTACCCTACTAAAAATCGGGCGATTCCTTTCAAGCCAAATGTTCCACTAAGATGTCACTACGATGGAAGTGACCTTGAtctgaggtttttttttgactcCGTCCCACTAAGCTTGCAAATTTGATTGATTCGGTAGTTGAATGATAGGTGTAGGCATTATGCAATTTGGTTCCAaacctccttttttttttttataggtgCATTCTTTGAATAGGTGGTTCATATCCTCAAACCTCTCCTCACAGAATGAGCAGATCCAATTGCTAGACCAATGACTCATGAGCAAATTTATGCAAGTGTTTGGTTTGGAAGGATTTTAGTATAAGTTCCTGCCAATCTAGATAGATTGGACCAGTGGAAAagaaactatgattaaaaaatactccaaattaagttttaagattcaaaatttgacaGCGGCTCTTATAATGTAGAGCAAACGATGgggcagattttttttttttggaacattTCTCATGCCATAGCTGACAACAATAAGATGTAAATTAGCTGGTGAACTGTGCACGCCAGACGTAAAACTTATAATCCGCGCTTGCTGAATTCTCGTAGAACCGCAGATAACAGGAACTAACTCTCGTTTCAAGATATCTGGTGGCATGATTTTCCATGGTGAAACTGCAGCACGATGCATGTGATGTTGTCTAGGGTGAGGCGAGAATGAGCGACTTCTGTCAGCTTCATGGCTGCCGCTTTGGGTCCATCTTGCACTTTCAAAAGAGAAACAGCATCCTTGTAGACAAAAGATGTAAAATACTAGTTAGCATTTGAGCAAAATGACATGCAACTACTCTCTGTGAGCGTTCATCAACTATGTGTGCTCGCGCAGTCGCGCGCTCAACCAAGGGTAGGCGTGTGTGAGTGGGTGAACATAGTGGATGGCAATTATTGGTTATTGCGCAAGTAACATTTTGTTCATATGGCACTGGTAGATAGCtcaataatagttttattgaACTGATGTTATTTTCTTGGTCGCATAATCAAGAACAGGGTTCAACAAGTGATACCTCATTTCGCATAACATCCCAAAGCCCATCAGTAGCAAGAATCAGGTATTCCAAGCTTTCATCAACCACTTTTTCCTGCATTTTTATAGTAAAACATCACAAATGATTCGTAGGTGACATTCAATAGGCTTTCCCATGAACAATTTCTGTGGCACATAAGAAATCAGTGTTGTAAACAACTTTTTAGAAGAGTAAAATAATATGCAAAGAATGAATATATAGTAGGAGAGTTTTAAATGCTGGATTACGTGAGTTTTCTTATGACTGTCACATGTTTCAACATGTGAATTTTCAACTGTCTGTTTGATGCAGCTATCAGTGGTCCGATAACAGGTGTGATTGAAGTGATCAATCATGAACATCAACGTTTCCCAGATAGACTGCGCTTGCAGGCTGTTAAACGCTGCAGCAGATCCATTTCATTCAGGTCGATTATATGTATACCAGCTATTTCATGATATTAAAGTGCATAAGAAACATGCACTGTGGTTTATCAAggcaaaaaacataaaaaaaaaagccagcCCTTGTCCAGATAAAATTGTACTGAACTATTGACATGCATGTAATGGACAGGGAGCCagtgcaaaaaataaacttcaacaAGATACCTGAATTTCTGGTTCTGCTTTCACACAGTGTTTCAATGCACGGTTGCCAAATGCACGGGACATAGCCAGAAGTCCATTAACCCTCCATGTATCTGCTTCCACATGATCAGACTTTTCAAGTTTTCATTCTTATCTCCTATCAGATTAAGCAAAAGCTGGCTAAATACATGAGGGTTACTCTCATGATTAAATGGGCTTACCATCCAAAACAACAATACCTCCAGCATCCTCAATTCTCTTTTGCTCATCTTTCCGGTTAGGTTTGTGATCTTCTGACAGTGGGACAGCTAAAAAGCATGGAAAAAACAAGATTCAAATGTAAGAACaaacaagtgaataaatgcCATCACACTGCTGCTAGAGTATTTGGCATGTGGTAGCTTATCAAAGTGGTATaacaacatataaaagttAGTGCATATTGACAAAATCTACTTGGGAACCCAGTAGAGCACCATATTTTTAGTTGATAGAAAGGTTTTAGGTAAGGTTATAGAGTACTAAATAGCAACCATTTATAGTTACAGCAATATGGCAATCTGAAATGAACAAAGAAacacaacaaataaaatattaccttTGCCTGCTTTTAGAGCAACGGCACGAGAATCACCAACATTAGCTACATATAGGTGGTTGCCAACCAAAATCGCAGTCACAGCTGTTGAACCATCATCCCTGAAAGGATTAGAAGATACTGATTCTAGGAAATCAGCATCAGATTTCAGGAACGTTTGGCCTGTATTTTGCAAAAGCAGTCAACAATGAGAACATTAGTTATCATAAAACTGGACCTGAACATACTACAACTGAAGCAGAGGGGAAGACATTACTTATAGCAAGCTTTGTGTCTTGTAGAAACTTAGGATGCTTTACAAGGTTTTCAAACAGATGGTCTTTCAGATACTCAGCAGCAAGTGGTCCTCCATGACCTAATGTGTGAAATGTTCAGACCAAAGACCTGATTGGGATGAAATAATAACTCAATGAAAGAAAGCCCGAATACAGTACCATCAAACACGCCAAATAGACCGACTTTTTGTTCATTGATAGTAGTCATCTTTATGCTAAAGCGATCCTCCATAGAAGGTCTCCTCCCCTTGAAACTTGAATATCCCCAGCTAAGTTGACCATCGTCACTGCCAGAGATTTTGATATTATGTTAATCCAATAGTGTCTCAAATCTCTACTAATAAAAAAGGACAAGAAGTACAGAAAAGTTGAAGTATTCTGAAAATGCACGGTCAAGCTAACTTCAAATACCAACAGGTAAATACATGCAAAAATGGTAAAACCATAATGTTACACCGTACCAGTTCATATTAGGATTATAAAAAGAACTACACTAGAATATCTGAATATGTAAGATGTTTAGTAGATCTTCTGAAAAAGAATTGAACTGCATGTTCGATCGCAAGTCCAGAAATCAGCATTGGGAGCGGTCCCTATCGTATCGTATAAACTAAACACAGCCAAGTTATATTCGCCCGTAAGCATCAAGGCATCGCTATTGTTTCTCCAGGACCTGAGCATCACCAGCAGTGACAACGGACAACGCAGTGGTGAGAGAGCACACGTCGCTAGCGAATAATCCGGGACATGGCCATTAATTAGTTCTCGAATTAGCGAGTGATTACCTGGCGGAGCCGCCGGTAATCCATCCCTTGGACTccgacggcggccgcgtgCGCGCGGCCGACcccgcggcgcgccgccgagccTGCGTCCGCCGCAGAGCACACGacgacggggaggaggaggagtaggaGCCCACCCCGCAGAACCCGGGCCACCCGCGGGAGCCCTCGGCGGCCACGCGCCCCGGCGCCTTAGTGCCGACCAGGGCACgcaggccggcggcgcgagccaTCCTCCTGAGcagcgcgccggcgacgcccccgcccactccccctccgccgtggcctccgcctcggccttgGTGACCGGTGGAGCGAGGAGGAGTCGGCGACGGAGGCCTGGGCGGTGACATGAAACAATTTTTGCTGTTATCTATCCGGTGGAGTAAAATCGTACTGCTCCGCGACAGCGAAaatgacggcgtcgcgaatTCGATAGAGAGAAAACCATACCAAATTGAATATATGTAATATACTATGGAAAACTATattcattctaaaatttaattactttaaagtatttttagcaaGGAGTTAACGTTGAAAAGAAATTTCATGATATGACTTTAATAAATGGAGAAATAAATGAGGCGCAGAGGTAGATAAGAGTGAAATAGAAAGAACATTGAATTAAGGGATCGAggcaaaaaaatgtttatattctgATACAATATTCAATcccaaaaacaaataattatctgttttacttttattttattattaacgACGTGGATTTCTTATAGCATACGAGATCTTAAGAAGTGTATCACTATGTGATCTGGATTGATTGAATGAttgtaatttaataatattttctcaaaCATGTAATAATAcgttatcaaatatatattctgaaCGTTTGCACCGGCAGATTACTACTAGAAGAAAGTACATAATCCTTTACAATACACTTTCGTATACTAATTATATCTAATTATTACTCTATCCGTTTAATATTATGAACAATGAGCGGATCCCACAAATTTTTAGAGTGTATgaagaatgttttttttattaaatccactttgtaatattttctttctaaaagtaaatcctctcaaaacttttttccaaaacatAAGCTATTTTACCACTCTTGATTGACTTGGCAAGGGTTTTCCTATGCTAGACGGAATAACGTTGCCAAATGATGTATACTATGAAACAACTTTTGGAATATTTAAAATGtgcatttaataaaaaattcatatttgaacacgccatataattttttgtgcaGTATGCATATTTGCCAAGAGAGATTTGAGATGGCAAGAAAAGTTATTTGGATTGGTACACCCCACCACAATGACAACAATGACAACAGTACCTAGtcgaaagtaaaaaaaaaggtttacagatgacctaaaaattttaggtAACAAAAGATGGTCCAAAATacaatttactttaaaaaaatccacataCTTACGAATTCAAACAATCCTTAAATTTAGTACAGATGTTTAAATGGGCCGTGTTCTAGTGGGCCAGCCCAAGTACGAAGCTACATTAGTTGGGCCGGGCACAGCACGGGCACGAATGCCGTGCCGTGACGTGAGTCCATGGACGGCGTTAAGCTAGGCACGGAAACAGAAGGCGTGGACCGTTGGTtggcccggtcgtcgccgccgtgctgccgtGGGTCCCACCTCCACGTTCGTTCACACGAGGCCCGCGTTTCCGTCCTCCGCTTTCCATCGCCTCGTCTCCCACCTCCACCCCACCACCACGGCGGCACCAACCGCCGCGCCCACGAGCCCACGACGCATgctccgccgccctccccgGAACGCGACCCCCTAGGTAAGGTAAGTAAGTAAGTAAGCAAGCTTCTCTCGCCCCTCCCTCCTGCCCGgccggagagagagaagagaagagaggttgGTTTTCcgcgagggaggagaaggGCGCCTCGCCTCAGGCCGGAACGCCGATTACATCGccagttttttttactgcttCCCTACGGATGCTCTGCTTGTTTGCTTCCTTTAGCCGGCCGTGTTCAATTTTGTGTTTAGATAGATAGCGCGGCGTCTGTAGGTTTGGGTTGGGGGGCTTGTCCTCCGGCGGCAGAGGTTTCAGTCCAAACAATGGTGTAGCAGGGTGGTttgcaatttttaaattttctcaattgcTTTGATCTATCATCATAGGGATCAAATATGTCACTGCTTGGTAGCTCTAATAATTTTATCGGACACGAAAGTGGTACTAATTGTCAGTTTCCTGCTTATCCGTAGAACGGGGTGAACTTGGAGTAATTTCTTTGGTTAACCACCATTTATTTTGATCGTGGCTCCTTGCAAAATAGTTACAGGGGGTGACCGGCATAtctgcaaacgaaaaataatttgtggataatttttttgtatatgtgttctcactgatctaaaagccaaggctgaaaaataaaatacaatgaaaaaaccccaaaaataaatccaaatttaagattaaaatacaaattttggcttataagcatatgcaCAAGAGAAAAGATAAGGGCGACAAAGAAGTATATTGAGATAAAGAGATATATGTTGAGGCTAAGTTTTTGGTTGTTCtgtgcttgttttttttaagttgatgTGGAAATGAAACTTATAATtgtgtagtttattttacagatcAAATTACAGttagataatatataaattatattatccaACTGCCATGTCTCCCCTAACTGTTTCATATTTCTGGAACATAATAATACTATCTTTCTCAGCATTTTTGTAATATAGTGCGAagcttattttaaattttaggattCGATTTTTTGGGGATATTTTTGCACTTTTGTTGCCCACAATCCTCTTTTCATGATAACTAAGAAGTAAAAATATCTATCTAAAATTattctaaataataaaattttaaatttcaaaagtagctttgaatttaaataaaagcCGTTGACCAAACACTGAGATATCAAAAAGCTATTGCGTTAAACAAAACACAATCCACAGCAATAACAAATGGAGCCTTCTTTTCATACTTCAGGGAACCATCAAATCACCATTTCACCATTCTATCTATTATTCAATTAACTATGTAAACATTCGATAATCAGATGGGCATTTCTATAAGATACACAAAATCTATGGTGACTGTTGTGGCATAACAAAGCTTGAATTCACTGTTTCCATTTTATTATCTAAGATCtgctgcttttcttttttcgtcCATGTTCATGTGCATATGTGTCACTTCCCTTAATTGTGCTTAATCATCAGGGAACTTGATGTATGCAAACACCACCCTATAGATCTCTATAGCCATTCTGGCAGCTAACTTTTGGTTTGGTGGATTTGTGGAAAATGATGATGGGAAGAGAGGACAAATATGTGAGGTCAGTTTCTTCCATCACcagttgtttgttttttgacCAAAATTCCATCACCAGTTTGAAATAGCTACTGCCTACGAACAAGAAAGCATTGTCAAAACTTTTATGATATAACTTATAACAAGGACATCACAATACATATAGAGATGATAATTTTGGCCCCCGAGACCCTAAAATGGACCGACTTGTAGGAACACTTGCTGTTGCTCATTTCCTTTTGCAGCACATAGACATGAATGAGATAATTTCTCTGCAATTATGCCTCAACAGCAATCTAGCGCCCAAGACCAGCAAGAACCCTACAATATATATGCTATAATGAAGACTGCTGGTAAAGAACCTGATTgaagttaaaaaaactttaggcAGTCAGGCCTATAAGGGCCTGATAAATGAATACTAAAGCACTGGGATCCGTTAAAGTTTTGAGTAAATATTGAAAATCACTACTGAAAACTTGATGTATAATTGGTCtgtcttatttgtttttacatatatgcaGATTTGAGGACTGGAAATCTGAGCAGTCAGTTATGTCACCACGGAGGCAAAATGTAATGAGTTCACTCAAAGAAAGAGCTGCTGGAGTTTTTGCATGCCTAGGAAACCTTGTGCATTCTCAAACCTTAAAGAGATCAGTGCTCCATGAAAGGAAGTCAATGACTAGCACTCTTCATCCTCAGGGACCATTTCTGCAAAGCTGGAACAAgatatttgttttgtcatgTATATTTGCAGTTTCTGTGGACCCATTATTCTTCTATA contains the following coding sequences:
- the LOC102710989 gene encoding probable protein phosphatase 2C 56, with amino-acid sequence MSPPRPPSPTPPRSTGHQGRGGGHGGGGVGGGVAGALLRRMARAAGLRALVGTKAPGRVAAEGSRGWPGFCGVGSYSSSSPSSCALRRTQARRRAAGSAARTRPPSESKGWITGGSASDDGQLSWGYSSFKGRRPSMEDRFSIKMTTINEQKVGLFGVFDGHGGPLAAEYLKDHLFENLVKHPKFLQDTKLAISQTFLKSDADFLESVSSNPFRDDGSTAVTAILVGNHLYVANVGDSRAVALKAGKAVPLSEDHKPNRKDEQKRIEDAGGIVVLDDTWRVNGLLAMSRAFGNRALKHCVKAEPEIQEKVVDESLEYLILATDGLWDVMRNEDAVSLLKVQDGPKAAAMKLTEVAHSRLTLDNITCIVLQFHHGKSCHQIS